Genomic DNA from Macadamia integrifolia cultivar HAES 741 chromosome 6, SCU_Mint_v3, whole genome shotgun sequence:
GCAGAGATACTTCCACCTTCAGTGGTATTTATCATCTAagccttctacttcttcttATTGCTTCCTTTTCTGCTTCTTCTCCAACTGGAATCGTTCTCCGAATGTGATTGGTTCAGGTACGAGCTAGAATCGAAGTCGCAGTCCTCAATTTTCTTAAGATCTTGAATTCTCCGAATCCGGCCATTACCGATCTCCCTCTGGTTagtattttctttaattttctctttcatatttgagtgattgaatgaaattttacGAATAAGTAAAGAAAATTGTGGTTAAATGTTGTGTTTCGGAGGAGGCATTCTTGTTATTTGGAACATTCTGATTTGAACCGATCGTCTGTATTAAGAAATGAAGTAATGTCCTTTGTGTTCTCTGTGACtcaattattcaatttcagTTAAAATCCGAACTGACTCCTTAAGTAGATAAGTAGGACATCAAATAATAGCAGAGTGAGCCGTGGGTTGATGACGGATGTTTCCTCAATtttcctctctcactctttctgCACGAGGTCTCTGATGAGAGCCAATGCCGCCAAGGCCTTCGTTAGAGGTAGTGAAAATTGATCTTCTACTTCTACTTACTTTTACAGAAAATGTCTTTGTTCTTGAGCTAATttgtttcccctttttttcttccgtTCTTTCACCTGGCAGTGTGGAAAGTCATGGAGATGTGTTTTCAGCTTCTGACGGAGGAGAAGAGGGTCACTCAGCGAGAGCTCTTCTATAAGTTGCTTTGTAACTCGCCAGATTACTTCACTTCTCAATTGGAAGTCAATAGAACAATCCAAGGTCAATGACTGTCTGGTTATATCTTTAGAATTTTGTCCAATTTCTTCATCTAACGTTTAAGATAAACCTTttgaatactttttttttttctatgttgaGCTCCTTATTAAATTATTAATGGGAATTTGAACTATTACTGCTGCAGATGTTGTTGCTCTGCTCCATTGCAGTCGTTACAGTCTTGGAATCATGGCATCTAGCAGAGGGGCTCTCACTGGGCGTTTGTTGTTGCAGGTATGCATTTCTTTCTTTGGGCCTAAGCAAATTCATCTGTTTTGAAGCTCTTTCACAAGGTTTTAACTTGCCTCCACAGATCACATAATAAAACTTGGAATAGCTGTGACTGGTAATGAACTAGTCTGTGTAAAATTGTTGAGCAATTAACCAAGTCATTCTAAGATTCAAAGAACGCAGCCATGTAAGAGCATTCCAGGTTCAGAATTTCCCCCAATGTTAAAAGCTTCGTTTCACCAGTACTGATTTTGTCTTGAGCTAGTGTGCACCTCGAAAATACATTCAGAACGGATGCATCTCAACTGCCTATAGTTTATTGATGAGTTTCCTGTAACTGGTAAATGTTTGTGGGTAGGTACATTAAGTAACAATTGAACTCACCCTAAAATCAGATGTCCTTAGTAGGCGACCTGATCAATGATATTGTCACTTTCTGTTGATTTCCCAATGAATTCATGTATAGCGGTTTTGTCGCTGCCTTATTAAATCTGAAACATGAATGAAGGATCCAAACCAAGAAACTATAGACTGCACCGCTTGTGGATCTTCTGGGTATGCTATTACAGGCGACTTGAATGTGATAGAGAAGTTGGTCATGCAGTCAGACGCTCGGTATATTATTGTGGTAGAAAAGGTATTTGGGTGTTAATTCTCTATGAATAGTCAATAAGGCTTTATCTATAAGGTGGTCTTTTACATTTTACGTTTGAACTTGTGTAGCATGCTATATTCCAAAGGCTAGCTGATGACCGGATATTCAATAAAATTCCAAGCATACTTGTCACGGGCAAGGGATATCCAGACATTGCAACTCGGTAATtcccaaaaagaagaaaagagagaaaaatgcaGATGCCACTATAATGAAATCTTAACTACATCTCTTTTGGTTTTGTACGATAATTAAGTCGATTTTTGAAGTGTTACTTTTGCATCTCAACTTCAGAACTTACTGATTTGTTGGTGGTTGATAGCTGATTATATTCCGTGTAAAATTCAAATTACAGGTTACTTCTATATCGAATGAGCCGTGCTTTTCCAAATCTTCCAATCGTAGCACTGGTTGACTGGTGGGATTAAAGAGGAAGTCTGATAATGTCATTGCAATGAAGTTTCTGTACTAATTTTCACATTTGAACTTTCTGAAGGAACCCAGCAGGACTAGCTATACTATGCACCTTCAAGTTTGGCAGCATTGGAATGGGTTTGGAGGCATATAGATTCGgtatttcttatttcttccATCATGATTATGGTTACACCAAATGGAGTGAAGTATAAATGAAATATGAGTATGAGTATCCAATAACTTTTTTCTTCTGTCAGCTTGCAATGTCAAGTGGCTAGGTTTGCGAGGGGATGATCTACCACTTATACCTGAAGAATCATTAGTTCCACTGAAACCACGTGATCTGCAAATAGCTAAAAGCTTGATGTCCTCTGAGCTGTTACAGGTTAATACCCAACAACATCCAAATGAATTACGACTTGCAAATTCACTCACCTATCATGTTATGGAAGCCATAGCACATCAAATTATTTGCTGCGATCTTGCTGCCTTCTTTGGAATGCAGTCTAACTGTGTCTTTGATACGTAGGAGAATTACAGAGAAGAATTGCTGTCAATGATTCAGAGCGGTCAAAGGGCAGAAATTGAAGCTTTATACTTCCATGGGTATGATTTTTTGGGAAAGTACATTGCGAAAAAAATTGTACAATCAGATTACATCTGACACTAGGTGATTGCCGCTTcctttttctgtttccttccGTCTATGAGTTGATCTACTTTCCCATATCTGGGATGTGACAAAAGGATTGCTAATTCTTCTTACAGGATGTGAAGACTCAATTTCAAACTTGGAACCAAAGAATCTAGTGTTTTTGCTTTGATTATCGGTTGAAGTCATTTAGTTGTCATCTATCCAATGGCAAAGGAATAACAACTAAGAATTATACCTGAGATGATATGAAGGTGTAGTCTAGAAGGAAAAATGAGAACCTGTGACTTCCTGCACCACCCGCACTCTATTGGCAAGGATCtaaccaactgcgctagcagaTGTCTTCGGGTATATTACATTTGAGTTCTTACGGGTCGGTGTGTGTTGGGGACCTGGGGTTGATTATATCTGGGTACTTTAGGAAGGAGAAGCCTTTGCACTCCATCTATTATGGCTCCCACTAAATACAATTGGCACAGGTTGGCAGTCCTCTCCCTTTCCTCTCCCCCATCCCTCCCTTCCTTTCTACCTGTAGGCAccaaattacattttaaatcaaacGTCAAGGCTAAGGCACTTTCAAGACAGCCGATCCTGAATTAGCGTGGAATCCTATGATATTGCACTATTTTGAGTAAAATGGCGATAGCCATAGCCAACCCCATGTACAATGCATGGGTCTAATCATTGGCATTACTCTTTTACCACCCTTCATACTGTTAGGATTGGTGACACCCTAAGAATAGGGGTCTCATGGTATGATTTATGAACTGTACTGTTTAAACCGATGGATCCAGCAAGTTAAAATCCAAAACCGGCCCGACTTTTAGGCATCATTTGACAATGTTTCGTTTCTGTGtttcttgttcccaaaaacGGAGAAACAGTTTAAAGGGCGTTTGATAaggttgttccgtttcacccgtttttagaaacataaatcaaaatttatgcctatttacaattctaaaaacgactttgacgaaacaagttcaaaatgtttctagaaacgaatttgagagaaaaaaaaaaaaaggtttttgtaCCCggtaaatctctcaactatttaaacttaaaaagagacaactgaaccctctctcccttttgggcattcgatgatattattgggttttttagtggcattatgtctgcaaaaaacgtttcgagaaacaggtttatcaaactccaaaaaatccccttttgtttctggaaacatgAAAAGCCGTTTttattgtttctagacacagaaacaacagaaatgttatcaaacggtgccttagtaaACAACCTGGTCTCGGACATAGACCGGTTATTCTATGATCATTCTTGGTGTTTGGTTGTATAGTCTAATGAGCATTCGATTGGGATAGACTGGCACCAATAATCAATCATTTATAATCGGATTGATCCGTTTATAACTCAACTATGAACAAGTAACAAACTAATTGAATATAAATAGGTCCATGCCTAGCTTATGAGGCCCGATTAGCTAATTTGATAGAGAGTGATAAGTATACCGGTTGATATCCCTAGTAGAAGATTGCAAATTCAAAAATACTCTTTTCTCACCATTACCAAATGTGTTTCTTTCTTATAGAAGTATTCTATTGTAATAGAAAtagattaaaacaaaaaaatgatttcaaaatatttttttagaaatagaaaatattaCCAAACAAaccattatttatatataattttcccTTCCCCACTACTCAGGGTTTTAAGAATCAATATTAGATTGGTTGTATCAGTATTGGCCATGATCGATACAAATACCTGACTGATATGCATCGGCCAATATGATACGATTAGGgatgtgggttttttttttttttaatgaaaatgatGTTTTGACTCAGTATCTGTATCGATATCGGCTGTTATCTAAATGCGTTTTTTCtttaagagaaaattgcattgccaccccctgaactttggtctttattcaatACCACCCCTTATACTTTTCAAAATCCCAAAGACACCccttaataatttaaaaaatttcaaatccatCCCTGTCGTTATCCATCCCAGTTAACTGTTGGAAGATCTGTTAATTTTTGTTTAAAATGTCCAAAACACCCTCACTCAAGGTGATTTGACCACCTTACCCTTGCCCTTTCTTCTAAACTAAAACCTGCGACTCCCCTCCCCTCCGACGAATGTTTGCGGCTACGCATTTTTTTCGGCTAAAGTTAGCCTTCAATGGTTGTAATTTTAGGTTTTCCTAACCGTAAACACGAAACAACACAAGTGTTTAGAAGCACAATGAGCTCCGCAACGGCTGCACTTGTGGCTGGGCCATTGAGGATGCCCGAACAACTGTGCCCTGTCGTCACATAACACCCCTTGACAAAAGCATTCTTGAATAAGAGATAAGTAGGCTTACGCCGCAGTGGTTTATTGGCCTCCTCCTTGCGTGCCAGTGCTTACAAAGAACCCAGCCGACTTCCCTGCAAGCTTCTGTTCCTTCCACAACTGCCCAGTTGAGTCGAAGAAAGACTTCATTTGGGCAACCATAGATCTATACCTAGTCGGAAACCCAAATAGAAACCCATTAGCCAATGCCAATTCCACCACAGATATCAATGGGATCGATTCGTCTTTGGGAGGAGCCTTCATTTTCTTGAGAATCTCATTTGACAGAATCTTAGGAACATGGTATAAGAAACCCTCGGTCCCTTTGATCCCATCAATCcctttcttcattctctttgcCAAACCCTCCACATGGCCATACATGGAGTAGTAGACGATAAATATCTTCAACTTCGCAGCTGGAGATGAAATGGTGACTTTGCCCATAGGAGTGGCATCAGCAGTGAGGTCTTATCGACGACGGCGATCGAAGCATTTGCGGTGGTCTTCGGAGGATCGTCGGAAGTAGCTAATGGCATACGCTTTTTACTGGGTACACAACAGCCTCCCTTGCCCATGGTTGCAGCAATTGGAGATGGAAAATCTGGTCATTAATCCTTACCCAGCACTAGCACTAGCACTAGCAGctaatttttcccttttcatccCTCTGAAATTACACTATATTTATATGGAGATTGGAGAGTGATCATCTTGAAGTAAATATTCTATTGAAGAACACACATGTTTAACAGTGTATAACCAATGCATTTAATCTAATCTCCCTTAGACATGGTACATATGGATTCATGGTACCAGCCTTGCCTGAGGTAGCGTAGGCGACCGATGATTTCTATAGTCGCAGGTTTTGGTTTAGAAGAAGGGGCAAGGGTAAGGTGGTCAAATCACCTTGAGTGAGGGTGTTTTGGACATTTTAAACAAAAACTAACAGATCTTCCAACAGTTAACTGAGATGGCTAACGGCAGGGATGGATTTGAAAATTCTTAAATTATTAAGGGATGTTTTTGGTATTTCAAAAAGTACAGGGGGTGGTATTCaataaagaccaaagttcaggtggtggcaatgcaatttccTCTTTCTTTAATGATGTTTTGATTCAGTATCGGACTGATATGGCTATTCTATTGGATAGTTTCGGTATTGATTTCGCGAGCAACCGATACGGTGAACTAAATCCCTGCACCATCCACCCCCTTCCCTTTTAGAGTGACGATCCCCGGCTCCTCGCATTTACACTATGTTTCACTAAGATAGTTGGTTTCTCCGATCGACTTCCACTTCCCGAACACAGATTTTTAATGGGTTCAATGCTCGGTGACTGGCCTTCATTCGATCCTCACAATTTCAGCCAACTTCGAACATCTGATCCCTCCAATCCTTCTGTAAGCATTTGTTGTTACTTTCTCATTTTCCTCTtaactacaattttttttttttcgttataatcttatttacttttatttctagttttgattttgagttcATTATTTCCTTGTTCATCCACTACGAGATCAGAGTCAGAACAGCTTCTTTCTCTGAATTTTTTGCTTAGTCGAATTATGGAACATAAATACTTTCTTTTAGAATCTTCTGTGTTTGGGGTTTCTTCTTGCGAGTTTAGGTTTTACTGTGATTGCTTTAcctctttttaatttcttaaataaCTCTACGGGGACAATCTGTCGTCTCTATTCATTTGCGAGATATCAGATTTGTATGGGCTGGCAACCATGACGACGGTTCTCTATTACTAAAGCATAATGTACTGATACTTGAACTTAGCACTAGGGTGAGTTAATTTCATTTGTTGGGTTTGGTTCATAATGACTGTGAAATGTTGTTTTGCATCTTCAGGAAACCCTGATAGTTTTTGTTCTTAATCGATTTGCTTTCATTAAAATTGTTTCCCTGTCATAATCAGAAGCACCTTTTGCCTTAATATGTGAAGTTTCTGTGCTACACTGCTACCGTGCCATTCTCAACTACTTCTAAGCAAATTTGGTATCCAAGTTGATGAGCAGACTACCAAAGCAGGACAAAACAATGGAATGATTGAAGCAACAATCAAGCCAGTACACTTGATCTGCTACACTATGGTCTCCTGGAAAAATCAATGCAACAATTTGTACTTCACAAAGGCATTAATCACAGTGGACTGTAGGTTGTAGTAATGGGTCTCCTGCTATTCACTAATTCTAGAGCGACCACTGTACTCTGATTTGAAATGATAACATGCAACTTAAATTTATTATAATTCATGTGGTAGATGCTAGTAAATATAGTTAAATTTTTTAGTGAAGTCACCAAGTGTCTCTTTGACCGGAAATCTTTTTCAATTCGTTTTTGAAACTGAATTGAAAAAAAAGCCTTGTGCGTCTTAACCAAGCAAGCAATGGATGTTTggatttgtttcattttattaGTGTATGTAGTGATTGCTTATTTCTTAAGCATCATTTTTGCTTTCCCATATTTTGTCCTATtgcttccatttttcttttgaatttaatGTGAATTAAGTCAGTAAGTAATAAGACATATTTACGCAATTTCTTCTGTTTTAATGAGTTTCCCCcctattttttgtgtatattTTCAGAAGCTAACGCCTGCTACCTATCATCCTACTCATAATCAGACAGTTCCACCGCCTAATCAAGGTAAGAATCAGATTCTTTGTTATCATTTTATCATTACAATCTTATGTTATTCTGCACGATGCAGTTCTATCTTAGATTCTGTTGGAACCTTTAGGTTGAGTCTCTATTTATTATCATCCGGTTACAATTTTTTATAGTTAGTAGATTTCTATCCTGAACCTGCTAACTTCAATGAACAAAATATAGGTTTAATTACAATTGTGATGAAACATTACTTTATTTAGTGTATTTCCCCAATCATTGTGATTGATTTGTTAGTTGCCCCAATTTTCTTACTTCAAAAATCTGGGTCATAATGGATGCTAAAACTGCATTTGTATCTTCTCCAtgagttcttttttctttattttggaatgcAACCCCCTCTGCCACACTGGGATTGGAACCTGGTAAACTATGACATGAAACATATACTTACAGATACTATTACCTGGCTCACCATTGACTGCTAGCCTGCTATGGCCACAAGAAGGGTATCCAAAAGAATCTCTTACAATGCAACAAGGTCCTGCAGTGGTTCTCTTATAGATACATGTGTTTATCAGCCAAATCCCACTCTCCGGGGGTCTCCAAGTACACCATTTAGgcttagaagaaagaaaagaaacagaaattttcCAGCCTACTAAAAATACTTACTCAGCTAAGTTAAGCGCCTGATACCTTCTGTGCAATAATCTTTTCTGTACATCTCTAATGATCATGGATACACCGATTcaattaagaattttttgaaCCTGTTACTTTAATCCTCCTGGATTTGCTCCAAATACATTGTGCTTATGATATGATATTGTGTTTAACTGTCTGAGGCAGATGTGATTGTTATCTCACTTTTGTAACCTGGTCTAAAACATGGAGTTGGGGATTGTTCAGAAAGTTAAGCCATCAAGACAGATCACCTCCCATGGACCAAGAAGTTGTCCATGATGTGGGTGGCTGGCAGCCTGGGACATTCTTTTGGTTAGGTTGACCCGACTGTTTGGTTGAACTAGCTAGGTCCCTATAATTCACAAATAAATAGAAAGAACATAAAGGTTGGTGTGAATATCTGGAACACCAGGAGGCAAGCACTGCTGTCTGTTTTGCCATAAACCTGGAAGGAGGCTACTGGTGGAGAGATATCTAGAACTAAACAccttaaagtttttatttttttggtctgCCTTTAAACTATAGCTCTATTTGGTAACTGAATTCAACCAGAACTTGTTCTTGCTATGTCGTCACTTTGTACAAGTTCAAGTCTGAGAGCAGCTACTGTGCAGAACTGCCAAAATTTAAGACCCTTTCCAAGCCAGCGCCCCTCCCAGGACTTTGCAAAATCCACACACTGGATTACGACCCTTTGTATGTCTATATGGGTTCATCAGTATATTTTAGGCTGGCCATTAACCTGCCACAGTTCCTCTTTCGTGGGAATTGAGGCAGTGCATGACAAAATCTCAATATTTGTGGAGTCATCTGTTTCAAATATCATGAAATGTGACTAGAAAATTATGCTGTACACCTCAAAACAGTGTATTGTGGATGCCAAGCTATGTTCCTGCTTGCTTGTGTTTGTTTTGTTCTTGAGTTTTTCTGATGTGCTCAACGAtgacattttattttgattttgctACTTCCCAATGTCTTCATTTTCTTAGCAGTAATCTCAACTGAAGCCAAAAATGTTCTTTTGAGACAGTTATGTCAAGGTGCTGAAGAAA
This window encodes:
- the LOC122081373 gene encoding DET1- and DDB1-associated protein 1-like isoform X1; this translates as MGSMLGDWPSFDPHNFSQLRTSDPSNPSKLTPATYHPTHNQTVPPPNQAVISTEAKNVLLRQLCQGAEEKLRPKRAASENLIPEHGLKQPRGSLPEETSN
- the LOC122082511 gene encoding meiotic recombination protein SPO11-2 isoform X2 encodes the protein MIIFRKIKYLLYPSVWHFYLQHTQTCFQMLYWKLTTMADFCKSSLFYSDKKLCYAEILPPSVVRARIEVAVLNFLKILNSPNPAITDLPLISRTSNNSRVSRGLMTDVSSIFLSHSFCTRSLMRANAAKAFVRVWKVMEMCFQLLTEEKRVTQRELFYKLLCNSPDYFTSQLEVNRTIQDVVALLHCSRYSLGIMASSRGALTGRLLLQDPNQETIDCTACGSSGYAITGDLNVIEKLVMQSDARYIIVVEKHAIFQRLADDRIFNKIPSILVTGKGYPDIATRLLLYRMSRAFPNLPIVALVDWNPAGLAILCTFKFGSIGMGLEAYRFACNVKWLGLRGDDLPLIPEESLVPLKPRDLQIAKSLMSSELLQRRIAVNDSERSKGRN
- the LOC122081373 gene encoding DET1- and DDB1-associated protein 1-like isoform X2; translated protein: MGSMLGDWPSFDPHNFSQLRTSDPSNPSKLTPATYHPTHNQTVPPPNQVISTEAKNVLLRQLCQGAEEKLRPKRAASENLIPEHGLKQPRGSLPEETSN
- the LOC122082511 gene encoding meiotic recombination protein SPO11-2 isoform X1 yields the protein MIIFRKIKYLLYPSVWHFYLQHTQTCFQMLYWKLTTMADFCKSSLFYSDKKLCYAEILPPSVVRARIEVAVLNFLKILNSPNPAITDLPLISRTSNNSRVSRGLMTDVSSIFLSHSFCTRSLMRANAAKAFVRVWKVMEMCFQLLTEEKRVTQRELFYKLLCNSPDYFTSQLEVNRTIQDVVALLHCSRYSLGIMASSRGALTGRLLLQDPNQETIDCTACGSSGYAITGDLNVIEKLVMQSDARYIIVVEKHAIFQRLADDRIFNKIPSILVTGKGYPDIATRLLLYRMSRAFPNLPIVALVDWNPAGLAILCTFKFGSIGMGLEAYRFACNVKWLGLRGDDLPLIPEESLVPLKPRDLQIAKSLMSSELLQENYREELLSMIQSGQRAEIEALYFHGYDFLGKYIAKKIVQSDYI